AGGGACTGCTGGTAAATCTCTTGTACTGGTGACGCTTGAGTGAGAATTTGTCACTCGCTGCTAATGTGGCTCAAGAAGACCCCCTCATGTGGTTGGTGCTAGCTTGAATTTTAAGCTCGATCATCTTTATTGTTTCGACTTAAGAGTCTTGCCCAGAATCATATGCTGTTGTCTTTCTGACTAGCCTTGTGGCAGAGAGCTCTAAATTGGTATTCTTCTATCAAATGTTTTGGAGGCACAACATGGCCAAGGAAGATAGGTGATACCATAATTCACTTTGAATTGGATTAATAGGGTAAGAACAATGATAAACTAAAACTTCCTGGAGGTGGGAGGTAATGAAGCGGATCAATATCATTTCAGTGTTTTTTTCTACCCAAGAATTTGGGTAACTAGATGTACTTTTCTCACAGTAGTTTCGCCCTTATTAACTCATGTGATTCCTGACATTGCATTTGGTAACCATTCCTAATTTGCTGGATGCAGAGTAGCAAGTGTTGATGTGCTTTTTCTTTCCCTGATGAACAGTAGTATACATAGCACCAAAAGGCTTTCAGGAGAACCAGATTATTTTTCTGTTGAGCATAGTGTGCATGCAGCATGGCAGCTTTTAAGACATGATGTCAATTTGTACCGAAGCCAGGTATGGAAATTTATAATGGTTCAAGATACAGAATTTTTTGAATCCTTGATACATCATGTTTTCTTCTTTACCTTGTTCTGAAGTTTGTAACCACATGGTTCATGGCAAagaatctatttttttttaagacACTTGTACAGTTGCTGCAGCTCTCTGTTGCTGTCATATACAAATTAGAAAATGCACCATGATTTTTCTAAACCAAACTTTTATGCACTGTATGCACTTGAGTTAACATTAGAAGTCAGATTTAGCGCTTAAATCATAGGTACCCGCCTTAGTGAGTGGCAGATGAGAAAGCTATAAGAATTTAAGGCAGTTGCAATACACTAAAGATTAAGTGCCTGATATtataagaaaacagaaagttgtatatatgtataatataaacATATGTTCCGAAACCGAAAATAAGAAATTGACATATGTTCTTTATTCATATTCTAGGCAGGCTTTCTGTAGGGGGCTTTTGGTAAACCAAAAGCAAGGTTTAGGCTTTTTTAGTTTGCAGTAGTTTCGACAAAGAGTTGAACATCCACAATGCATCAGAAACTAAACGGTGCATAAGCGCAGAGTAGAAGACCCGACTATATCCTGGAGTCGAACAATGCTCTTTGTGTAGGCTACAGCACCTAAATTATTATTATCAGCTACTCTACTGAAAACCGGAGCAATCAATTTTTGGCGTTGTGTATCATAACAAGCCAATCCTTCATTGTATTTCAAATAAATCTTCTTACCTCGCATGCATAAGGATTTAATATGGATGTTTTCAACGCCATAAGGATTTATGGCGTTGTGTATCATACGCCTTGCACTAAAACTGTAGCTTTTGATCCAGGTAGTTTCTTCGTTGACAGAGTCCTTTTGCATCTTCCATATACCTACCATTCCAGAAGAGATACCATGCGTCATAAGACAAAGACTCTTATCAAGTTCTACCAAGAACGTATTGTAGTTGCCGCAACACTGTGCCTTTTGATGATCAGGTTCAGGAATCAATTTTAACCTCTCAGCTGCAACATCGAAACACAAAATGTTTTCGGATGCGAGCCAATATATAGAtccttcaacaaacactagttccgGATGCTCATCGGGGTCCCCTAAATCTGGGCAAGGAAAGCTGGGTTGGTGTTGGATTTTTCTCCATGACATGGTTGTACCTAACTCTAAGACCTCACATTCCAATGAAGAGTTGGAAAAACACAGTTTCAATTGAACCACTTTGTATACATTCATTTTTGCATCGAAACCAAATACACATGCGCTTgcctcctcatcttcttcttcaatccaaGGTTTCGGAAGCTCTAGTATTTCTCTGGTGATTGGGTTCACCATAAGCAAAGGAAACACCGTATGAAAACACAGCAAGCTGTTGCAGGAAGTCAGTTTTGATATCCCATCGGTAGGCACCTTTATTCTGAACTTGTCATTTTCCATGATCTTACGACTAGGGACATCTTCGTGTTCCCACAATTTGTTGAAAATTGTCAGATAAAGATAGTATTTTTGAATACAATTTGCATAGATGAAAACAATACTAATAGATTGATCATTTCTTTGTGATGATCAAAATGTTTTTTCACGAATTTAGGATCTTTGATCAGTGATCATGTATGAGATGTGTAGGAAGATGTTTTACAATACTGGAATCTCTCGAGATAAAAGGTTCATGATGATCACTTTGGTTTATTTTGCATATTTTGATGGGATGACCTAACTGAGAATTCATCTTTGAAAGAGTTTGATATCTCTCCTGCAGGACTATAACTTAGTGCTTATTACTTAGCTTAAGCCAGTTGATGAAGCAGGGCTTATATAGACATGGGGAAAGAAATTAATTTTTGCTTTAGTTGTTGAATGAGTTGATTGCGTGTTGAAAAAATCGAcaattgtttttccttttttcctaGTTTGTTTTCAGTTTTAATTTCTATCATTCCTGGCATAAGCCATTTCAGGTGCTATAATTTGTTGAGATTcctcttaattcttctttaattAAGACCACCCAAaaccaaaagtctatctacctagATTCAAATTAAAGCTGACATTGATGCGCAGAAGTAACCAAAACATGTGACTCCGTCTCCATCAACCATTAACATATACAGGTCTAACATTGACAAAGCAATTGTTCGACGCATATAGAATTACAAAAACAGATGAACCGGTGTGTAACTTGAGTTCATCAAGCAGGTCAGGATACAAGTTGGCGCTGGGCTCGCAACTTGTTCCTCTTGCTATGGTATATATGTTTGTAGGCCAAGCTCAAGCCGGTCGGGCCAACTTGGTTGCTTTTTCCATATTGGTTGCTTTACTCACAAATCACTATTAGCTTCACTTTACAAATTAACAGTGCCAACAACTTCAACGTCTGCCTACTCACTTATCTCAACACTCAAACTGATTACTCTCACTTCACTCTATCACTATTCACTCAATCTCGTACTCTGGAAATTTCTAGAGCATGATGAGCAACCTACAGATATCTACTCTATTCaattcaaaaaatttaattttaataCATGAAAGCAATGGACCAAAAACTACAAGTGAAGCTGTAAAATTTATTAGCCggacttagagcatccacagtgggcgagtataaccaaaaatttgggatgagatcgtaacacagtgggacggagtaaagatcaaatcccaaccaaagatcaaattccagaccaaatatggtcgcgaccaaatcccaaattctaatatagtcgggcgtaaatttaaagtacgcttgttgctgggcgtaaatttaaagtacgcttgttaacgggcggagatttaaattacgcccgatgaaattttaattaaataaaaaaaaaaaaaagaatgaggcggacttttaaagtccgcctgatgaaagttgcaaagaatggggcggacttttaaagtccgcccgatgaaattttaatgaggcggacttttaaagtccgcctgatgaaatttacaaaaaatggggcggacttttaaagttcgcctgatgaaattttaatcatgtaccgttgtgtcacaacacggactaaacccaaattttggtcttttttttgatctttgatctttggttttgatcgcaccactgcagttgctcttaacgGAGGTTTCTACGgtttaaaatttattttcttacgatTTTATTCTAatttaaaaacaagaaaaacaaaaagctaTACTCTCTCGGATATTTTATCTctctacttttctcttttcttcttccatcCGGGTCTGTATCTTCCATGAAAATCAAACATCATAAAATTTTATCACAACAAAAattgaaggaaagaaaaacacagaACTTGCTTATGATATCGATCATTATTAGGTTAATTCTTGCACTTGTTTCGTCAATTATAGGAATATAAGGTCactctgtttcttttcttcaacttctttttAATCATAAAAATAGATAAAATCCATGGAAGTCCATGAAATCACATCTCTAATATCAAATAGCTTACCATATTGTATAACAATCTGCAGACGAGCTTGAAAACCGTaaaaaaaatcacttaattccATACAAACTTTTAAAACCCTATCTTAATTTTGTATATACACATACGTAATTTTAATGCTGGTGCGTTTTTCTACTAAAAGCTGCTCTAATATGGAGTTCCAGATGCATATGGTGTTCCAGACGAATTAGGAAGATTAAAGATATTTGAGCATAATCGATATCACCATTTTATTGCTTTACCAAGCTCTGGGGAacagagagagaagaaaaagacaAAGATCAAAAAAGTAGATGAGAAAGCTATGTATTTGTGATTTCCGATGAATATTTGCTAGTGTTCCTTTAAATAATTTAAGAGACTCGGCAAATGAGGAGAGGAGGAACGTCCACCCCGGTTAAAGCCAGGGTGCACAGAGTCGGACTCCTAGAAGGACAAGTTTAACTGTTTGGCGGTAGTGCATGGGGAAACttgacttttttctttttcatttttgcccTTGATTTTTTTGGGGTTAGTCGATTGAGATTTGTGGAAAAAATTTTAGTGACTTCTAAAATTTCTTGTTAGTTAATAGAGAGTTCTTTAAAATCTCAAACAATCTTTGTTATTGGGTCTTGACTTTCTAAAAGTCTTCATAATTCTCTGTTATtagatttggaatttgaaatcaATGATTCATAATTTTGAGAGATTTGTAGAGACTTTTATTACTCCCTctgtacctattatataggcagAGTTTAAAAATTTTGTAGTACTATTAGATAGGCGGAGCTCCACTTCCAAAGTTGTTTTTTCCACATGCACCCCTATTAATGATGCATGGGTATCATACAATCTAGTTTTACGTGTGAGATAGagatatataaaataatatttataCTGGAACAAGGTAAGGATAAATTTGGAAAGTAGAAGTAAATTTATGAAAACTAAACGTattcttattctaagagaatactacttctccgcctatataataggtacagAGGGAGTACAAAACATACCATAAATAGATAAGTAGGTGACATTTTGAGAGACTTTGTTATTTCTCATTTCTTTAAGTATTAGATatcaaaatattaaaaacaataaccaaataagctacaattaaattcataaaaaatgaagaaaaaaattgttgTCTTTCAAAACCCAATAGGTTTACTAGAGATTCAAATCCCTTCTGTTCATCTCgttttgattttattggaaaactGGTTATAATTTCTGTTAGCCATGCATGGACTAATACATTTTCATTGGAATATTTATATAttcattttttaaaataaataaatactatATTATTTGTCTCATATGTGTAagctgaaattcatatatgtttTATTATCTCAATGAATCACCATAATTCCTTGAAAATCATTCAGAGAGTATCTCAAATTCTCTAAACTCACAGAGAGTCACCCAAAATCTCTTACATAAAAAGTCTCTTAATGTCTCTACTAATCCAActgactaaccccctgttaaaTTTTTTTCATCGGCTCATTTTGTAGATGAACGGTGTGTTACTGCAAAGTTCAATCGtacccttattttatttttttcatccaTGAGTTGTATTAATAGTTTTAGGGGTAAAATTATAAACCGGTTTTTGTTAAATTAAAACCTTTCTATTATGACGTGGTTACATTATACACCACTTTACTTTgagtttttaatattttcttctaCAAGTACGGTAGAAGAATCAGAGGACCTCTCCGGTCAtacttttgttttcaattttttcattaTGCTTTTACTTAAATAAATTGGGGGAATAAAAGTAAATCAGGGGATCGTTATAGTCGTACTcttgttttcaattttttcattaTGCTTTTACTTAAATAAATTGGGGGAATAAA
This genomic stretch from Papaver somniferum cultivar HN1 chromosome 5, ASM357369v1, whole genome shotgun sequence harbors:
- the LOC113279737 gene encoding putative F-box protein At1g47790; the protein is MENDKFRIKVPTDGISKLTSCNSLLCFHTVFPLLMVNPITREILELPKPWIEEEDEEASACVFGFDAKMNVYKVVQLKLCFSNSSLECEVLELGTTMSWRKIQHQPSFPCPDLGDPDEHPELVFVEGSIYWLASENILCFDVAAERLKLIPEPDHQKAQCCGNYNTFLVELDKSLCLMTHGISSGMVGIWKMQKDSVNEETTWIKSYSFSARRMIHNAINPYGVENIHIKSLCMRGKKIYLKYNEGLACYDTQRQKLIAPVFSRVADNNNLGAVAYTKSIVRLQDIVGSSTLRLCTV